The proteins below are encoded in one region of Prevotella melaninogenica ATCC 25845:
- the queG gene encoding tRNA epoxyqueuosine(34) reductase QueG: MSSIDALSPNINKEDSIVVQSSTIKSLARSMGFFACGIAKAAPVDKAVAQKYRKWLENGEEASMAYMTNYLEKRLDPRLLVPGVRSIVSLALNYAPAQQLPKGEYQIAAYALGLDYHDLMKQKMRELAIKITERWQLPKQEEGEEPSVRCFCDTAPVLERYWAQKAGLGWVGRNHQLIIPHAGSMFFLGEIFLPFDVDVYDEAMSNRCGSCHRCIDACPTRAIIPDEDFHAERCLSYQLIENRGELTDEAKNHMGDTIYGCDRCQTACPWNRFATPNTEPALQPKPELLSMSKEKWHNLTVEDYQRLFKGSAVKRVKYEGLKRNITVKEK, from the coding sequence ATGTCATCAATAGATGCTTTAAGCCCTAACATAAATAAGGAAGATTCAATTGTCGTCCAATCATCAACAATAAAATCTTTAGCACGCTCCATGGGATTCTTTGCTTGTGGTATAGCAAAGGCAGCACCTGTTGATAAAGCTGTAGCACAGAAATATCGTAAATGGCTGGAGAATGGTGAAGAAGCTTCAATGGCATATATGACAAATTACTTAGAGAAACGACTTGACCCACGGCTTCTCGTTCCTGGTGTACGGAGTATCGTTTCACTTGCTCTCAACTATGCTCCAGCTCAACAGCTACCTAAAGGCGAGTATCAAATAGCAGCATATGCACTTGGTTTAGATTATCATGACCTAATGAAGCAAAAGATGAGGGAATTAGCGATAAAGATAACAGAACGGTGGCAACTCCCCAAACAAGAAGAAGGCGAAGAACCCTCAGTACGTTGCTTCTGTGATACTGCTCCTGTCCTTGAACGTTATTGGGCACAGAAGGCAGGACTTGGATGGGTAGGACGCAATCATCAGCTCATCATTCCTCATGCAGGTTCTATGTTCTTTTTGGGTGAGATTTTCTTACCTTTTGATGTTGATGTATACGATGAAGCGATGTCAAACCGATGTGGAAGTTGCCATCGTTGTATTGATGCCTGCCCTACTCGTGCAATCATCCCTGATGAAGATTTCCATGCCGAACGATGTCTTTCATATCAACTGATTGAAAATCGTGGAGAACTAACTGACGAAGCAAAAAACCACATGGGTGATACGATATATGGCTGTGATCGATGCCAAACTGCATGTCCTTGGAATCGCTTTGCAACACCTAATACAGAACCAGCTCTCCAACCTAAGCCTGAGCTTCTCAGCATGAGCAAAGAGAAGTGGCACAATCTAACAGTTGAAGATTATCAACGGTTATTTAAAGGATCTGCTGTTAAGCGAGTTAAATACGAGGGTCTGAAAAGAAATATTACGGTAAAGGAAAAATAA
- a CDS encoding polysaccharide deacetylase family protein, whose amino-acid sequence MLIEQPARWLRIFYPHALWRMNKNDHSVYLTFDDGPIPEATPFILDILDQFNAKAMFFMVADNVRKHPEIYEEVIRRGHKVGNHTYHHLGSFKHWTLTYAVDVTKADALLNTPYFRPPHGWLRHTVYWWVKQNYRVVMWDLVTRDYSKWLSAADVVNNVKRYARNGSIITFHDSLKSIDKLRTALPESLQWLKNQGYEFKVFPDDPAETF is encoded by the coding sequence ATGCTAATAGAACAACCTGCACGCTGGCTACGTATCTTTTATCCACACGCTCTTTGGCGTATGAACAAGAACGACCATTCCGTTTATCTCACATTTGATGATGGACCAATACCCGAAGCAACACCATTTATTCTCGACATACTTGACCAATTCAATGCAAAGGCAATGTTCTTCATGGTTGCTGACAATGTAAGAAAACATCCAGAAATCTATGAGGAAGTAATACGTCGTGGACATAAAGTGGGGAATCATACTTATCATCATCTTGGTTCTTTCAAACACTGGACACTAACCTATGCTGTAGATGTTACTAAGGCAGATGCGCTTCTCAACACTCCTTATTTTCGTCCACCACACGGATGGTTACGCCATACTGTATATTGGTGGGTAAAACAAAATTATCGTGTTGTTATGTGGGACCTTGTAACACGTGATTATTCTAAATGGTTATCAGCTGCAGATGTTGTAAACAATGTAAAGCGATATGCTCGTAATGGGTCTATCATCACATTTCATGACTCTCTCAAAAGTATTGACAAGCTTCGTACAGCACTCCCAGAATCATTGCAATGGCTTAAAAACCAAGGTTATGAGTTTAAAGTCTTCCCTGATGACCCTGCCGAAACATTTTAA